Proteins encoded in a region of the Mucilaginibacter sabulilitoris genome:
- a CDS encoding SusC/RagA family TonB-linked outer membrane protein yields MKLNLHVKDSPHRKRSPRFFLLITGIAMACFIICQAPSAAFANSNKILNTQDEKITGKVTSEKGETLPGVSVALKGTTTGVVTDVNGRFTLNVPSASSGTLVFSYIGYISHEVTLNGQTTINVQLQADSRSLNEVVVVGYGTQKKATLTGSISQVKGAELVKSPQPNLSNALAGRFSGVIVNNRSGEPGYDGSNITVRGLATTGSNNVLIVVDGVPGQIGGLERLDPNDIESMSVLKDASAAIYGNRAANGVILVTTKRGKTGKPTINYSFNQGFSSPTRLPKMADAATYAQIMNEINYYASPTQGLNQSYTAEQIQKFKDGSDPLNYPNTDWEKQTLKSTALQNQHSLSIGGGSEDVKYFVSLGSIYQDGIYKNGATKYHQYNFRSNIDANVTKRLKVGLSLSGREEDRLFPGTGAGDIFRSVYRAKPIIGAYFPNGLPTTGIENNNPAVQVTDIGGTNNNPTQVFNGILRGSYAIPGIEGLSLDGFFSVDKSDAFDKNFSKPYVLYQYNAATNTYPTVVVGGNNNKATLFESQNNQSLITSNIKLNFVRKYGLHDINAFVGYEQSKNHIEYFDARRYNYLSSQLPELSQGGSAATDYLNSGYSSNYNRRSVISRLAYAYDEKYLFEGQLRADGSSIFPPGKQWGYFPSASVGWRISKENWFKSNVGFFDDLKLRASYGSLGNDNVNGFQYFDNYVLVGNGFVAYDPSSTSNVIQPNVSLKKLANPNITWEVAKKLDIGVNATFLHNFTLEAIYFKQKRSDILTNRNASLPGTSGIVNPYNDGSSTYTPLVPSENIGKVNSSGFEATLGYNHTGQEFSWGVSSNITYAKSKIIFIDEASGTLDYQRKTGRPLNTYLLYNSIGIFRTQQELDSYPHVPGAQVGDLKYQDYNNDGKLTADDQTRTKYGNIPQITYGLNLNAAYKNFDLSVLFSGQAQVSQYVLPEAGSVGNFYSSWADNRFSPTNPNGTYPKVADRASNAISGGSFPNTFWLNDASFVRLKNIQLGYSFNAPFLSKIKVSGLRVYVSAFNLFTITKVKDYDPEGTSGSGQNYSDGTGNSGQFYPQQRIINLGVNVKF; encoded by the coding sequence ATGAAATTAAATTTACATGTAAAGGATTCTCCTCACAGAAAAAGATCACCCCGTTTTTTTCTGCTTATTACCGGCATTGCAATGGCCTGTTTTATTATTTGTCAAGCGCCTTCGGCTGCTTTTGCAAATAGTAATAAAATACTAAATACCCAGGATGAAAAAATTACCGGTAAAGTAACCAGTGAAAAAGGTGAAACATTACCCGGAGTAAGTGTTGCGCTGAAAGGAACTACCACCGGTGTTGTTACGGATGTTAACGGAAGGTTTACGCTTAATGTTCCAAGTGCTTCATCGGGCACACTGGTGTTTAGTTATATCGGCTACATATCACATGAGGTAACATTAAACGGACAAACAACAATTAATGTACAGCTACAGGCCGATTCAAGATCATTGAACGAGGTGGTGGTTGTTGGTTACGGCACACAGAAAAAGGCTACGCTTACCGGTTCAATATCGCAGGTTAAAGGTGCCGAGCTGGTTAAAAGCCCGCAACCCAATCTTTCCAATGCGCTTGCTGGCAGGTTTTCGGGTGTAATTGTCAATAACCGTAGCGGCGAGCCAGGTTATGATGGTTCAAATATTACCGTTCGTGGTCTTGCTACAACGGGCAGCAACAATGTACTTATTGTGGTTGACGGTGTTCCCGGACAAATTGGCGGGCTGGAACGGCTTGATCCTAATGATATAGAAAGTATGTCGGTACTAAAGGATGCATCCGCAGCCATATATGGTAACAGGGCCGCCAATGGAGTTATTTTGGTTACTACCAAAAGAGGTAAAACTGGTAAACCTACTATAAATTACAGCTTTAACCAGGGCTTCAGTTCGCCAACCCGTTTGCCTAAAATGGCCGATGCGGCAACCTATGCACAGATCATGAACGAGATCAATTATTATGCAAGTCCTACTCAGGGTTTAAACCAGTCTTATACTGCCGAACAGATCCAGAAGTTTAAAGATGGATCAGACCCGCTTAATTATCCAAATACCGATTGGGAAAAACAGACCCTTAAAAGTACTGCGTTGCAAAATCAACACAGCCTATCTATCGGAGGTGGCAGTGAAGATGTAAAATATTTCGTGTCGCTGGGTTCCATTTACCAGGATGGGATATACAAAAACGGTGCTACAAAATACCACCAGTACAACTTTCGCTCAAATATCGATGCTAACGTTACCAAACGCTTAAAGGTGGGATTATCCCTTTCGGGCAGAGAAGAAGACAGGTTGTTCCCAGGCACTGGCGCAGGTGATATCTTCCGTTCGGTGTATAGGGCAAAACCTATAATTGGAGCCTATTTCCCCAACGGCTTGCCAACAACCGGTATTGAAAATAACAACCCCGCTGTACAGGTAACAGATATTGGCGGCACAAACAATAACCCAACACAGGTTTTCAATGGTATTTTAAGAGGTAGTTACGCAATACCAGGTATTGAAGGCTTATCGCTTGATGGTTTTTTCTCTGTAGATAAATCAGACGCTTTTGATAAAAACTTCAGCAAGCCTTACGTTTTATACCAATATAATGCAGCTACCAATACATACCCTACTGTTGTGGTTGGCGGTAACAACAACAAAGCAACACTGTTTGAATCGCAGAATAATCAATCATTAATTACCTCAAACATTAAGCTGAATTTTGTAAGAAAATATGGATTGCATGATATCAACGCATTTGTGGGTTACGAGCAAAGCAAAAATCATATTGAATATTTTGATGCCAGGCGTTACAACTATTTGTCATCACAACTGCCCGAACTATCACAGGGAGGGAGCGCTGCTACAGACTACCTAAACTCCGGTTACAGCTCAAACTATAACCGCCGAAGCGTGATTAGCCGTCTGGCCTATGCTTATGACGAAAAATATTTATTTGAAGGTCAGTTACGTGCTGATGGCAGTTCCATATTTCCCCCAGGAAAACAATGGGGCTACTTCCCTTCAGCTTCGGTTGGCTGGAGAATATCTAAAGAAAACTGGTTTAAGAGCAATGTCGGTTTTTTTGACGACTTGAAATTAAGGGCATCATACGGTTCATTGGGTAATGATAACGTTAACGGGTTCCAATATTTTGATAATTACGTTTTGGTTGGTAACGGTTTTGTTGCCTATGACCCATCCTCAACTTCTAACGTTATTCAGCCTAATGTTAGTCTGAAAAAATTGGCAAACCCCAATATTACCTGGGAAGTTGCCAAAAAACTGGATATTGGTGTTAACGCCACCTTCTTGCACAACTTTACTTTAGAGGCTATTTACTTTAAGCAAAAACGGTCTGATATTCTTACAAACAGGAATGCTTCGCTTCCGGGCACTTCAGGTATAGTAAATCCTTATAATGATGGCTCATCTACTTACACGCCATTAGTACCTTCGGAAAATATCGGCAAGGTTAACAGCTCTGGTTTTGAAGCAACTTTAGGTTACAACCACACCGGGCAGGAATTTAGCTGGGGTGTAAGTAGTAACATTACTTATGCCAAAAGCAAGATCATCTTTATTGATGAAGCCAGTGGTACCTTAGATTACCAGCGGAAAACAGGCCGCCCGTTAAATACTTATTTGTTATACAACAGCATAGGCATTTTCCGCACCCAGCAAGAGCTTGACAGCTACCCACATGTACCGGGTGCTCAGGTAGGTGATTTGAAATATCAGGATTATAACAATGACGGCAAACTAACAGCTGATGACCAAACCCGTACTAAATACGGCAACATTCCGCAAATTACTTATGGATTAAATCTTAATGCTGCTTATAAAAACTTTGATCTTTCGGTGTTGTTTTCAGGCCAGGCACAAGTTAGCCAGTATGTTTTGCCAGAGGCTGGCAGCGTTGGCAACTTTTACAGCAGTTGGGCAGATAATAGGTTTAGCCCAACAAACCCGAATGGTACTTATCCAAAGGTAGCCGACCGTGCATCAAACGCCATCAGCGGCGGATCGTTTCCAAACACTTTCTGGCTTAACGATGCATCTTTTGTCAGATTAAAAAACATCCAGTTGGGGTATAGCTTTAATGCGCCTTTCCTTTCAAAAATTAAAGTTTCCGGTTTAAGAGTATATGTAAGTGCATTCAACTTATTTACGATTACAAAAGTGAAGGATTATGATCCTGAAGGAACCAGTGGAAGCGGCCAAAACTATTCGGACGGAACCGGTAACAGCGGCCAGTTTTACCCGCAGCAGAGAATTATAAACTTAGGTGTTAACGTGAAATTTTAA
- a CDS encoding DUF6755 family protein, whose translation MSNFREAQNQAHPNKTSTLMLALIVILILNVSIQIWLLYTALNNALEENADIAFPSFIASFVLFLIGFGWLYFLPLGPRKI comes from the coding sequence ATGAGTAATTTTCGCGAAGCCCAAAATCAGGCACATCCCAATAAAACCAGTACACTTATGCTGGCGCTGATCGTTATATTGATTTTAAATGTGAGTATCCAGATATGGTTATTATATACGGCTTTGAACAACGCGCTGGAAGAAAATGCAGATATCGCTTTTCCTTCCTTTATTGCGTCTTTTGTTCTTTTTTTAATCGGCTTTGGCTGGTTGTACTTTTTGCCGTTGGGTCCACGAAAAATATAG
- a CDS encoding RagB/SusD family nutrient uptake outer membrane protein translates to MKLKYKTLLYFMIGGTLSITACKKDLLNVQPTDRIATSAIESDTAVFEAFVTNRYIGERLQDKEGDGSNPGFGRGFEYSMWSSLTDESIYNNDDATWLVQRGQLAPENLGGAGVLWGRSYRSIRECNYALSILPNMPLSPAHKTRIEGELKFIRAFRYQDLIRNYGGIVLMSDKVTNLTDNLQDASLFKRVSIKESIDYAVAQLDDAASKLPVNNDGAWLLGRATKGAALALKSRLLLYAASPLYNAGTWASAVTAAQAVISLNKYGIYTGGYNNLFLINETNETIFARLYTKNANHTHLEIANGPNGYGGWAGNTPLQNLVDDYEMDNGKSITDPTSGYDANNPYVHRDPRFSATVLYNGATYRGQTIETFIPGGKDSKDGPDNWNTTKTGYYLKKFMNDAYPLQNPWGNAGFQPWIYFRYAEILLNFAEAANEAYGPDAVPAGSTLSARTAINQIRSRPGINMPDLPSGLSQSQMRDAVRYERRVELAFEEHRFYDVRRWKIAEVTENKPAGGIIITKSNGSFIYTPKVALDGRAFATKHYWLPIPRAEIQASGGQLQQNTGY, encoded by the coding sequence ATGAAACTAAAATATAAAACCTTGCTGTATTTTATGATTGGCGGTACGCTCAGCATAACAGCATGTAAAAAAGATCTTTTAAATGTACAGCCAACGGATAGGATAGCAACGTCGGCCATAGAATCGGATACAGCAGTTTTCGAGGCATTTGTAACTAACAGGTATATTGGCGAGCGGTTACAAGATAAAGAAGGTGACGGCTCAAACCCAGGTTTTGGCCGCGGATTTGAATACAGTATGTGGAGCTCACTTACTGATGAGTCTATCTATAATAATGACGACGCGACCTGGCTTGTGCAAAGAGGACAACTTGCTCCGGAAAATTTAGGGGGCGCGGGTGTACTTTGGGGACGCAGCTACAGAAGTATAAGGGAGTGCAATTACGCTTTAAGCATTTTGCCAAACATGCCGCTTAGTCCGGCACATAAAACCCGTATTGAAGGCGAACTGAAATTTATAAGGGCTTTCCGCTATCAGGACCTCATCCGCAATTACGGTGGTATTGTTTTAATGAGCGACAAAGTGACTAATCTTACCGATAACTTACAGGATGCATCACTGTTTAAAAGGGTAAGTATTAAGGAAAGTATTGATTATGCTGTTGCACAGCTTGATGATGCCGCGTCAAAACTTCCTGTAAATAATGATGGTGCCTGGCTTTTAGGTCGTGCTACTAAAGGGGCGGCGCTGGCTTTAAAATCAAGACTGTTGCTTTACGCGGCAAGCCCATTGTACAATGCAGGCACCTGGGCAAGCGCGGTAACCGCGGCACAGGCAGTTATCAGCCTGAATAAATATGGCATATATACCGGCGGATATAACAACCTGTTTTTGATAAATGAAACCAACGAAACTATTTTTGCTCGTCTGTACACCAAAAACGCAAATCACACGCATCTTGAAATAGCCAATGGGCCAAACGGTTATGGTGGCTGGGCCGGTAATACCCCTCTTCAAAACCTGGTTGATGATTATGAAATGGATAATGGCAAATCTATAACCGACCCAACTTCGGGATACGATGCTAACAACCCATATGTACACCGCGATCCGAGATTTTCCGCTACTGTATTGTACAACGGCGCTACTTACAGAGGCCAAACTATTGAGACCTTTATACCAGGTGGAAAAGATAGTAAAGATGGGCCTGATAATTGGAATACTACCAAAACCGGCTATTATCTTAAAAAGTTCATGAATGATGCTTATCCGCTTCAAAACCCATGGGGTAATGCTGGCTTCCAGCCATGGATATATTTCCGCTACGCCGAAATACTATTAAATTTTGCCGAAGCTGCCAATGAAGCTTATGGGCCTGATGCGGTTCCTGCAGGTTCTACCTTATCAGCACGTACCGCTATTAACCAGATCCGGTCTCGTCCGGGTATTAACATGCCCGATCTGCCAAGCGGACTTTCACAATCGCAAATGCGCGATGCCGTACGTTATGAACGCCGTGTTGAGCTTGCATTTGAAGAGCATCGTTTTTATGATGTACGTCGCTGGAAAATTGCGGAGGTTACTGAAAATAAACCGGCAGGCGGAATAATCATCACGAAAAGTAATGGAAGCTTTATTTACACTCCTAAAGTAGCATTAGATGGTCGTGCCTTTGCAACCAAGCATTATTGGTTACCAATACCAAGGGCTGAGATCCAGGCATCGGGCGGTCAGCTGCAGCAAAACACTGGTTATTGA
- a CDS encoding glycoside hydrolase, producing MLKFIIKRLLPVFVVMALNIPLASSQTKEVTINIDFSKTYQTIANFGASDAWSCQFVGNWPDDKRNKIADLLFSQDNYVNGSPKGIGLSLWRFNIGAGSSQQADQSGIKDEWRRAGSFLNNNGSYNWESQAGQLWFLKAAKNRGVNQFLGFSNSPPVQYTLNGKAYTDGGKVNIGTDKYGAFATFLANVVKGVEKVSSVSFDYISPINEPQWDWSDGGQEGCPYTNTEMAGIATAISKEFVNHRIGSKIIIGEAGSINYLYTAGDKPGKGNQINDFFKPESANYIGNLPGVSKTIAAHSYFTTSPATAALKARGMLADSIATIKDLDFWQSEYCILGDNAGEIDGNKRDLGINAALYLASVIHTDLTVANASAWQWWTAISAYDYKDGLIYVDKHKTDGDFYVSKMLWAMGNYSRFVRPGAIRVDAGVSSVKNSALRVSAFKNGKNFTVVIVNPTHEDVMTIFNTNIADIHFNTSYLTSETDELKAGKISTAENVVPARSIITLTGIIKN from the coding sequence ATGCTAAAATTTATTATAAAAAGATTGCTTCCTGTATTTGTTGTTATGGCGCTAAATATACCTTTAGCAAGCAGTCAAACTAAGGAAGTTACTATTAACATCGATTTTTCAAAAACTTATCAAACCATCGCCAACTTCGGCGCGTCTGATGCATGGTCATGCCAGTTTGTAGGCAACTGGCCCGATGATAAACGGAATAAAATTGCTGATCTGCTTTTTAGCCAGGATAATTACGTCAATGGTTCGCCAAAGGGTATAGGCTTGTCATTATGGCGCTTCAACATAGGCGCAGGCAGCAGCCAACAGGCAGATCAAAGCGGTATTAAAGATGAGTGGCGCCGTGCCGGGTCGTTTTTAAATAATAACGGTAGTTATAACTGGGAAAGCCAGGCAGGACAGCTATGGTTTTTAAAGGCAGCCAAAAACCGAGGAGTAAACCAGTTTTTAGGATTTAGTAATAGTCCGCCGGTACAATATACCTTAAACGGTAAAGCATATACAGATGGGGGTAAGGTTAACATCGGTACTGATAAATACGGCGCCTTTGCCACATTCCTGGCAAATGTTGTAAAAGGAGTGGAGAAGGTAAGTTCGGTTTCATTTGATTATATAAGCCCGATAAATGAGCCACAGTGGGATTGGAGCGATGGCGGACAAGAAGGTTGCCCATATACCAATACCGAAATGGCGGGTATTGCAACAGCAATAAGCAAGGAATTTGTAAATCATAGAATCGGTTCCAAAATTATCATTGGAGAGGCGGGGAGCATTAATTATTTGTATACCGCCGGGGATAAGCCAGGCAAAGGAAACCAGATAAATGACTTCTTTAAACCGGAATCCGCAAATTATATTGGCAACTTGCCGGGGGTAAGTAAAACCATAGCAGCACACAGTTATTTTACTACATCTCCTGCAACGGCGGCTTTGAAAGCGCGAGGGATGCTGGCCGATAGTATAGCGACAATAAAGGATTTGGATTTCTGGCAGTCGGAATATTGTATTTTAGGTGATAATGCAGGCGAAATAGACGGTAACAAACGCGATTTGGGCATAAATGCGGCCCTTTATCTGGCTTCGGTGATCCATACCGATCTTACTGTAGCCAATGCTTCGGCGTGGCAATGGTGGACCGCTATTTCTGCCTATGATTATAAGGACGGCCTCATCTACGTTGATAAGCATAAAACGGATGGTGATTTTTACGTCAGTAAAATGCTTTGGGCTATGGGCAACTATAGCAGGTTCGTAAGGCCAGGTGCTATACGGGTTGATGCCGGGGTTTCATCGGTAAAAAATAGCGCCCTTCGGGTTTCGGCATTTAAAAATGGAAAAAATTTCACCGTTGTTATTGTCAATCCGACGCACGAGGATGTAATGACCATATTTAATACCAATATTGCTGATATACACTTCAACACTTCTTACCTTACATCAGAAACTGATGAACTTAAAGCTGGTAAAATATCAACGGCAGAAAACGTTGTTCCGGCACGCTCTATTATAACGCTTACGGGAATTATCAAAAATTGA
- a CDS encoding sugar-binding domain-containing protein, translated as MKNKIYLFLFFTCLILLPCALRAQGTGKPVLFNSAWEFHNADISTGINGLASETQWKMIDLPHDWSIEGPFSDKWASATGYLPGGIGWYKKSFAGSSKWQDKQVYIYFDGVYKNSEVWINGHYLGKRPNGFIPFQYELSPYLNLKGKNTIAVKVDHSEFADSRWYTGSGIYRNVYLVVKNPVHIGLWDVAFSTPQVSAGQATMKVKVNVTNSTSANANVTVKMNLLNDKNKIAATLQKQIQVKTGKRELEFDQQITSPQLWDTETPYLYKLQVSVSRNGKQIDEVTQHVGIRSIRFDKDKGFFLNDKSTKLTGVCIHDDAGALGVAVPPEVWVRRLKILKDAGVNSLRLSHNPHADYLYDLCDKMGFLVMDEAFDEWEVGKNKWVAGWNVGTPSKNGYHEYFKEWANRDISDMVLRARNHPSIIMWSIGNEIDYPNDPYTHEVLNTGRNPQIYGKGYLADHPAASNLTPIAKQLVKAVKAVDETRPVTAALAGVVMSNEVGYPDVLDVVGYNYQEYRYADDHKKYPNRIIYGSENGMQQQAWNAVDSNEYISAQYLWTGIDYLGEAGKWPQRSNGAGLIDLASFKKPEYFYRQSLWSAKPMVYVGAREITKTDDKGIWSHRTAEPVWNWSPGSKIRVDCFTNCQETELFLNGRSLGKQSRSASRGHVPSWEVDYQPGELLVKGYNNGIEVCNNSIKTAGDPYQLKAIPDNIVFSNKLKGLSQIEVYIIDKNGNQVFTADDEVTVSVIGPGKLLGLENGSNSSHESYQASQRKLLHGRLLAYVQTSGKPGSVQVQFSSGSLKSAGILLTIK; from the coding sequence ATGAAAAATAAAATCTACCTATTCCTTTTTTTTACATGTTTGATATTATTGCCTTGCGCACTGAGAGCGCAGGGTACAGGTAAGCCCGTTTTATTTAATTCGGCCTGGGAGTTTCACAATGCCGATATCAGCACTGGAATTAATGGCCTCGCCTCCGAAACTCAGTGGAAAATGATTGATTTGCCACACGATTGGAGTATTGAAGGCCCTTTTAGTGACAAATGGGCGAGTGCTACAGGGTATTTACCCGGTGGCATAGGATGGTACAAAAAAAGCTTTGCAGGCAGTAGCAAATGGCAGGACAAGCAGGTGTATATTTATTTTGACGGAGTATATAAAAATAGCGAGGTATGGATAAACGGGCATTATTTAGGCAAACGTCCCAATGGTTTTATTCCATTTCAATATGAACTCAGCCCTTATTTAAATTTAAAAGGTAAAAATACGATAGCAGTAAAGGTTGATCACAGTGAGTTTGCCGATTCAAGATGGTATACAGGTTCGGGCATTTATCGTAATGTTTATCTCGTTGTTAAAAATCCGGTACATATAGGTCTGTGGGATGTGGCATTTTCCACTCCTCAGGTATCGGCAGGTCAGGCTACCATGAAGGTTAAAGTAAATGTTACAAACAGTACGTCTGCAAATGCGAATGTGACCGTGAAGATGAACCTGTTAAATGATAAGAATAAAATAGCGGCGACCTTACAAAAACAAATACAGGTAAAAACCGGCAAGCGCGAATTAGAATTTGATCAGCAGATTACATCTCCTCAGTTGTGGGATACAGAAACACCTTACCTTTATAAACTTCAGGTATCGGTTAGTCGTAACGGCAAACAGATTGATGAGGTAACACAACATGTAGGGATCCGCAGCATCCGTTTTGATAAGGATAAAGGTTTCTTTTTAAATGATAAAAGTACAAAGCTGACAGGGGTATGTATCCATGATGATGCAGGCGCCCTTGGTGTAGCGGTTCCGCCGGAGGTCTGGGTTCGCCGGCTTAAAATATTAAAAGATGCCGGGGTAAACTCACTTAGGCTCAGCCATAATCCGCATGCTGATTATCTGTATGACTTGTGCGACAAGATGGGTTTTTTGGTAATGGATGAGGCCTTTGACGAATGGGAAGTAGGAAAAAATAAATGGGTGGCAGGCTGGAATGTAGGCACACCTTCCAAAAACGGCTATCATGAATATTTCAAAGAGTGGGCCAATCGTGATATCAGTGATATGGTGCTGAGAGCTCGCAACCATCCCTCTATCATCATGTGGAGTATTGGTAATGAAATAGATTACCCTAATGATCCTTATACACATGAAGTATTAAATACCGGGCGTAACCCGCAGATATACGGTAAAGGCTATTTAGCCGATCATCCTGCTGCCAGTAACCTAACTCCAATAGCCAAACAATTGGTTAAAGCAGTAAAGGCAGTTGATGAAACGCGTCCGGTAACTGCCGCGTTGGCTGGGGTAGTTATGTCGAATGAGGTTGGTTACCCAGATGTATTGGATGTTGTAGGTTATAATTACCAGGAATACCGCTACGCTGATGATCATAAAAAGTATCCCAACCGTATAATTTATGGCAGTGAAAATGGAATGCAGCAACAAGCCTGGAACGCTGTTGATAGTAATGAGTACATTTCGGCTCAATATCTGTGGACGGGGATAGATTACCTTGGCGAAGCAGGGAAATGGCCACAGCGCAGTAATGGAGCTGGTCTTATTGATTTAGCTAGCTTTAAAAAGCCTGAATATTTTTATAGGCAAAGTCTTTGGTCTGCTAAACCAATGGTTTACGTAGGCGCCCGGGAAATTACAAAAACTGATGATAAAGGTATTTGGAGTCATCGTACGGCCGAACCTGTATGGAATTGGAGCCCTGGTAGTAAAATAAGAGTTGATTGTTTTACCAATTGTCAGGAAACGGAGCTGTTTTTGAATGGCCGTTCGCTGGGAAAACAATCGCGTAGCGCATCAAGGGGGCACGTGCCTTCATGGGAGGTGGATTACCAACCTGGCGAACTTTTAGTTAAAGGGTATAATAATGGCATTGAGGTGTGCAACAACTCTATAAAAACAGCCGGAGACCCATACCAGCTTAAGGCGATACCTGACAATATTGTATTTAGTAATAAATTAAAAGGGCTTAGCCAAATTGAGGTGTATATTATCGATAAAAATGGTAACCAAGTATTTACTGCTGATGATGAGGTAACAGTATCCGTTATTGGTCCGGGTAAATTACTGGGACTGGAAAACGGTAGCAATAGTAGCCATGAAAGTTACCAGGCAAGTCAAAGAAAGTTGTTGCACGGGCGTTTATTAGCCTATGTACAAACTTCTGGTAAGCCGGGGAGTGTGCAGGTGCAATTCAGTTCGGGCAGCCTTAAATCGGCAGGTATATTATTAACCATAAAATAA